In Rutidosis leptorrhynchoides isolate AG116_Rl617_1_P2 chromosome 6, CSIRO_AGI_Rlap_v1, whole genome shotgun sequence, the DNA window ataagatcccatgattgtacgcaacacgtcatttgacaacaccggtactttatgtacgcaacacgtcatttgacaacaccggtaccatgggtcaagattaatctcgaccaatacatttatgatggggttttacgggagttttatttatttcgttgggggttgtatttattcattgcgggtatattaaacatctaaaaatgaaccattaaaattgaattgctaacctcggactgctaacttcggactaaggaaatattcaaagtattaaaagtataacaagtatatatatataacgtttgttttaaaatgaaaacatattgatatattatatatggataggttcgtgatatcaaccggaagaccgagtcaaaatatatatatcatcaagacaagagtgagtatatagtcccacttttaaactctaaatatttcgggatgagaatacatgtattttatgttttacgatatggacacaagtaactgaaaaatatgttctacgttgagttgtaccactggcatacttccctgtagcttggtaactaatatttacagcggtattgtaaacgcgaatcctgttgatagatctatcgggcctgacaaccccaaccggactggacgaccagtattcaacggttgcacagtacttcgttttgtgactacacttggtacggtgtagtaagatttcatattaaagggaatatgcgacgtgaaaatgttaagtatggttaccaagtgctcaaccacttagaatatttttattaaactgtttatatacgaaatcttgtggtctatatatatattgctgccggcattaaacctatatctcaccaactttatgttgaccttttaaaacatgtctattctcaggtgatttctaaagcttccgctcatcatgttggatctaaccaggatcttgcgtacgcatgtttgtgtcaaaaataaaactgcatatccgagatgttgtattgtaaaatatgctagaaaccgtgttgttgtcatcatttgtaaagtttgtaagtcgaagattatcgctaaacgttaatcttctttttattgtcttaagcttgtaacaaaaataatggttatggtttgtaatgtataatatatgcagttttctttcaaaaatgtttcatatagaggtcaatacctcgcaatgaaatcatacgttatctaacgcgttcttatggttaaggacgggttatgacaacgctCCCCTTCCGCAACCGAATAAACTTTATCAACCGAATGCACCCACAATATCCTCTTTGTCTAAATCTAAGGATACATGCCTAATGAGATGTTTAAGCGTAAAAACTTGTCTTTCATCATACTCATCCAAAGAAATaggcaaaccaaagtcccactccATACATACTTGATCATTAAAAAAGACCATATTTGCGAGATGAGCctcctttttataacttttaagatATAAACCCGGAAATTGATCTTTTAACTTAGAAGCACCCACCCAAATATCCTCCCAAAACGATATGAGACCCTTTTCAAATACTCCAACACCAACTTTTCAGGTTAAGAATTTTGAAAAGCTCCTCCGTATGTTGAAGTTTTACAATATCACGCCACACACCCGAAAGCTTTCTCCTATCTACTATCTACGCATGATAAATCCGAAAGAATATTACCCGGAGTATTATTCCCGAAGGCCTCGCACAAACAAGATTTCCAAACTTCATCTTGAGGAGAATTAACTTTAATCCACCATTTAGCTAAAAGAGTAAGATTTTTTAACCTTAACGGGATGCAGGGGCGAATTTACagggggggcgcccgcccccagtcgatttcgaaattttagtgtaaaaatttgggtttttttcattttgccccaaacccaaaagccatttgacccaaaacctacatattttgccccaaaaccttcaaattttgcccacaaaccttcaaattttatccaaaaacctcaaaattttgcctaaaaacctctaatttttgtcccaaaaactccgtattttgcccaaaaaagttgctacggttttaaaaaaaaaattcacccccGGTGAAGAAAAATCCTACTTCCGCCACTGACGGGATGATGCGAAGCCCTCCACATTCTTTTGGAAGGCAAACCTTACTCCATCTAACCAACGCCAACTTCTTCACATCCACATCCCTGTTCCAAACGAAATTACGCCTCAACCTTTCTAACTTATTAACAACACTTTTTGAAGCTTTAAATAAAGACATATAATGTGCaggcaaggttggagaattcggatctcggggagatctcgtttggacttttttagagagatctcggcatctcggaataatctcggggagatctcggacgttgacttatgttgactttatagttttttaataaaaatataaataaaaacataaatatatgtatatttatatacgttattacgatattttacaaaaatatccgagaaataagcgagaaaatcttagaaattatgaattttacaagaaaatcttacaaattagcaagaaaattcgagaaattgtggctttgactaagtttgaccccgttgaccgagaaatctcgggagatgaacatctcgtctcggttgccttctaaaaacgagatctcgggggagatctcggagagatctcgggagatttacaacactgtgtTCAAGAAAACTAGATAAAATCGCATTTACCATAATAGGCCTTCCACCCGACGAAAGTCCTTTATTTTGCCAACCCGAAAGCTTCTTTTTAAATATGTTTATAATCGGAGCCCGTGAACTTTCTCTTCTTAATTTAGTATCACAATAACATATTAAGACATTAAGACACATTAAGACGTTTAATAAAATACATCAATGATAAGTTGCTAGTATCACAATAACACCACATGAAAAACAAGAATCACACAGGAAAACAAGGTAAAAAGTTAAGATTGTTATTATAACACTAACTGTAATAATTTACAGTACTCAAACTACAAGACCCTTGAGGTATTTGGTTACATAAAAAAGATCTGAAAAAAAACAAGACCATCAAACAGGCAACTCTTTTGCCAATTGTGTACACACAATTTAAACACAACACGTACTAAACGAAACAAACTTAAACCTCACAAATTACATTTCCTACTTATTTATCACCATCTTCAACACCTAAACCATACAACACACCAGCATACTTCTCCGTGTTTCCATTAAAGTAATTCTCTTTCAACTTCTTAAACGCATGAGACGTCAACAAACTATCTGATCCCGCTTGATGACAAACACCGATCCTTTCAACTTCCAAAATCTCTGCAAGTTTGTTCAATCCACCATGAAGATGGTTACAAAACCTCATCAAATGTTTGATGTCATAAACAATTGGGAAATAAATCTTGATCAAATCAAAGAACCCGGTTTGAGACTTGGGCAATGGTTTATGGGTCAATAACTTAAGCAAGTACCCAAAATCATAGCCACTATGAAATGTAACCCAACAGATGTTATCATTCAAAACAACACCTGAAGACATCAATAGCTCCCCAAATCGATTTGCATCAATACCCATCTCACTGTTCTTGTTAAAATCAATCCCACACTGTTTTAACATCTCGATCGAATCATTAGCAAAGATGTCTTCAGTCACATTAAACTCGCGAAAATTGAACTGCCAAATGCACGGCTTATCGGTTCCACATGTGGGCAGATTTCCATTTTCATCAGAGAAAGTAAGACCCAGTTGAATCAACTTCAACATATCAACATTTTCCTTCAAAGTcacataattataatcattaatgTTCTTGAATTGTGCTATTGGGCGAATAACAACACCTGGGAACTCAGTATCCATAGCGATATAAGGGTAAGCATCAACAATATCACGAATCAGAGCCAATTCTTCTTCAAGGTTATCATTCCATACTTCTCTAATTTGCACAGAATCACTTTTGGGTAAAACAATAGACATGCTAAATATTCAATTTTTACTAGTGGGGTTTTCAATTTGCTGCCAAATACAACCAGATCTGCAATAAATCACACAGAAACACAACAAAAATCTATCTTTAATCAGACCCAGATAGCAAAACATCAAAAAAATTCAATCTTTATCGACAGATTTCAAGAATCTTAAGCAAATCTTGAAGATCGTAGAGAAATGAAGTAAATAGATGCATAGAAATGGAAAAATATGTTACCTTTATGATATATTTAGGGTTTAATTGAACAGATCTCGAAGTTGTGATTCAAACCCACCTAGAAATTGATTCCTTTTTGAAGATTAGTAATTATTGAGGATTAATTTAGGGTCAACGGATTCCAACATAGAGAGCCCTAAAGATGAGATATAGAAGATGGGATTGAGGGAGTAGAAGGCTCCTTTTAAAATCAACTGAAGAAGCGGCGTGAATTATAAAAAAGGGGAAGTGACATTGGTAGTGGTGAAAACCGGCTTAACGATGTCGTTTTGATGTGTTGTATCGTATTGTTTGATAACTTTGGTCTTTGGCACCCTAGAGTTGACCATGTAAAAAATGTAAAACTAAATTGAAAGAATTTGACTTTTCACAAGTCTGATTTTGTTGAATGTGTCTTTGCCTCTTGGGAATAAATATAAAtcatgaattatgattatgatggtGTTCAAATGATACTAGAAGACTATCACAATCGGAATATATTAATAGTGTAGTGTTGCTTAGTTTAAAGGAGTTGGTATCGCAACTTTGGGTGAGCATGTGGGTGAGCATGGTGCGAGTTGGGACGGTTTGAGATCAAAACGACATTTATAACTATTATTGCGGTTAACTAATTTTTTTAATTGTTGAGTTCGGTGAAAAGCGGTTTAGTTAATTTGGTAAAATTGGTTAACGATTTAACTATAAAACGGTTAATTTGGTTGatcatttacaaaaaaaaaaaaaacaaaaaaaaaaaatgaaaaaaatattaaaaagtatGTTTCTATACTACATAAAATAACTTTATAATATAATACTAGGTCATTGTCTCATATTTCTAGTCGAAAATAAATGTAGATCAATGTCGTTTTTACACTCCAAATTGATGCAAAAGACATAAATAATTAGACAATACATAAGTTCACGTAAAGTTCTTAAAATATAACTTTCTTTCAAACTTTATTCTCCCTCCATTAGAGAGTTATAGATTAAAGTGTCTTTCATTAGTGTCTTTTCCTTTGGTATAATTTATATGTATGATTATCTTTTGTCAGCTTAAAAGTCAAAATAATGTTACACATTGATCTAcaagatttattattttaacatgttaatcATCTTTCATAAAAATTATCATATATAAAATTCTAAATGGTGTGGGTGCGGTTAATTCGGTGCGGGTACCTCTTATTTCCATAACCGATCCACAAAATGCGTTTAATACAAAAGTGTTAACCAAACACGCGATTACCCATATGGTTCGGTTAATTTAATGTGGTTTTGGCGGTTAATATGATTACGGTTCGGTTAATTGCGATTTTTTGCTCACTCCTATTCGCAACTGCACAATAGTACGGGTTTTTTTTAGTTTCGTGAGGCATTTTTTGATTGCGCTTATGATGTCATTGGCGTATTTCATTTTAATTTAAGCATTCAGTATTAGTAATTGCTCATTGCTTACCAGCTAGGCAGGAGTTTGTTTTTATTTTATCTACGGAAATTGAATATAAAACTTCAAAAATTTCgatttaaaaaatattaaaaatgtgAAATGGTATGAAGAGTGCTATTGTATTTAGCATATAAGGATAATGAGGTTTTGAGTTAGACTTAGGGTGCgtttaataaaactaaatgatttAGCACTGAATGATTTATAATCTGAATGGCTCAGAGTCTCTGAATGTATTTAGTTCTGAATGACAataaactgtttgataatttttttaaataaacaatGTGAATCAATTAAATCAACTTGTTATCGTTTAacattaacaaaagcttcaatataCTTATTTAATAAGTGTTCTGGATACGATTTAAGaaaaatattacataaaatttagcctcttaatggttaagagattgTTTTAACTCTGAATGATTCATCACTGAacactgaaccattcagcaccatatctcATTCAGATGTCAGAAACAAACACACTAAATGGTGAAtgattcagcattcagtgctgaaccattccattaataggtaaacaaacgcacccttatATTATACTTTAAGTAATGATTGATGATAAATAGGatgctttatatatataaattaaaaagttCTCACAGTTCTCGtcctttttgtggttctcgtttgaacatacccctatatatatagtggtaggatcaatggggaagtaaccaattggaggaaagcgggggaagcaaaaaaaataaaaatttcttttcgttttttgaaaaactttgttcacgaacattatagattggatgaaaatatgaacatttaaaaaagatactttgtGATAAGTGTTTTTAtcttggcggaaaaacgctcgaagaaataatatataacatttatcgtgttttttgagcgtattttgaaggtttagaaattaggggttagatattagggtttaggtattagggtttagatatttgggtttagatatttagggtttagatttagggtttagatttaggatttagattga includes these proteins:
- the LOC139852126 gene encoding probable CCR4-associated factor 1 homolog 6, translating into MSIVLPKSDSVQIREVWNDNLEEELALIRDIVDAYPYIAMDTEFPGVVIRPIAQFKNINDYNYVTLKENVDMLKLIQLGLTFSDENGNLPTCGTDKPCIWQFNFREFNVTEDIFANDSIEMLKQCGIDFNKNSEMGIDANRFGELLMSSGVVLNDNICWVTFHSGYDFGYLLKLLTHKPLPKSQTGFFDLIKIYFPIVYDIKHLMRFCNHLHGGLNKLAEILEVERIGVCHQAGSDSLLTSHAFKKLKENYFNGNTEKYAGVLYGLGVEDGDK